The following proteins are encoded in a genomic region of Methanoculleus bourgensis MS2:
- a CDS encoding phenylacetate--CoA ligase family protein codes for MDPQTYLHDPEGAYMKAGLLKWVSGANPLTVKALSLIPSYRVYREMYTLLGKSQWWSREELAAYQAAALSRLLAHAYANVPYYRRVFDDRGLVPGDIRTPADLRLLPFLTKEIVQANLPDLKARNYPESSFEYVRTSGSTGTPMGFYYERGVSRAREWAFMKTQWDRVGYRFGDKCVVLRGHVVDTASSGIYWKRALFGRWLIMSSHQMTEETLPAYISEIRRFKPRFIHAYPSTAVILARFMREHGIDPFPTVRAVLCGSENLYPWQRSLLEEAFGCRVFSWYGNSEQTVLAGECEESTHYHIFPEYGIVELIGRDGRPVANPGELGEVVATNLTNYVCPLIRYRTRDVAVAAEKRCSCGRQYPLLEKVEGRLQEFIVTRNGHLISVTPINYESGAFENIRQFQMYQETMGELIIKVVRKPTYTQEDTRQLVRELRWQLGDGVDVQVRFVDEIPRTEGGKFRYLIQKLPIEIGDL; via the coding sequence ATGGATCCTCAGACATACCTGCATGATCCCGAAGGTGCGTACATGAAGGCCGGTCTGCTGAAATGGGTATCAGGCGCAAACCCTCTCACCGTAAAAGCGCTCAGCCTGATACCCTCCTACCGTGTCTACCGGGAGATGTATACGCTCCTTGGGAAGTCCCAGTGGTGGAGCCGGGAAGAACTCGCGGCCTACCAGGCGGCGGCGCTCTCGCGCCTGCTCGCCCACGCCTACGCAAACGTCCCCTACTACCGCCGGGTCTTCGACGACCGCGGCCTCGTGCCCGGGGATATCCGGACCCCGGCGGACCTCCGGCTCCTCCCCTTCCTGACCAAGGAGATCGTCCAGGCCAACCTCCCCGACCTCAAGGCCAGAAACTACCCGGAATCGTCATTTGAGTACGTACGTACATCAGGTTCCACCGGCACCCCCATGGGATTCTATTACGAACGGGGGGTCTCCCGGGCCCGGGAGTGGGCGTTCATGAAGACCCAGTGGGACCGCGTCGGCTACCGGTTCGGCGACAAATGCGTCGTCCTTCGGGGGCATGTGGTGGACACGGCATCGAGCGGCATCTACTGGAAGCGGGCGCTCTTCGGCCGGTGGTTGATCATGTCCTCCCACCAGATGACCGAAGAGACTCTGCCGGCCTACATCAGCGAGATCCGGCGGTTCAAACCCCGGTTCATCCACGCCTATCCCTCTACAGCCGTTATCCTGGCCCGGTTCATGAGGGAGCACGGGATCGACCCCTTCCCGACGGTGCGGGCGGTCCTCTGCGGCTCCGAGAACCTCTATCCCTGGCAGCGGAGTCTCCTCGAAGAGGCGTTCGGGTGCCGCGTCTTCTCCTGGTACGGCAACTCCGAGCAGACCGTGCTCGCCGGGGAGTGCGAGGAGAGCACCCACTACCACATCTTCCCCGAATACGGGATCGTCGAACTGATCGGCCGGGACGGCCGCCCCGTGGCAAACCCCGGCGAACTCGGCGAGGTCGTCGCCACCAATCTCACCAACTACGTCTGCCCCCTCATCCGCTACCGGACCAGGGATGTGGCGGTTGCCGCGGAGAAGCGGTGCTCCTGCGGGAGGCAGTACCCCCTGCTTGAGAAGGTGGAGGGGAGGCTCCAGGAGTTCATCGTGACGCGGAACGGACACCTGATCTCCGTCACCCCTATCAACTACGAATCGGGAGCTTTTGAGAATATCAGGCAGTTCCAGATGTACCAGGAGACGATGGGCGAGCTCATCATAAAAGTCGTCAGAAAGCCGACCTACACCCAGGAGGATACCAGGCAGCTGGTCAGGGAACTCCGGTGGCAGCTCGGCGACGGCGTGGACGTGCAGGTCCGGTTTGTCGACGAGATCCCCCGCACAGAAGGCGGCAAGTTCCGGTATCTCATCCAGAAACTGCCGATCGAGATCGGGGATCTCTGA
- a CDS encoding phenylacetate--CoA ligase family protein — translation MIRLGERICGRESFTAKALGILPSYSTYRKTYALLQQSRWWSREELAAYQAAALSRLLDHAYANVPYYRRVFDDRGLVPGDIQTPADLRLLPFLTREDLQTHLPDLKARNYPDGAFEYVTTGGSTGIPVGFYYERGASRAREWAFMKTQWDRVGYRFGDKCVVLRGYIVGSAQDAVYWKKTLFGRWLLMSSHHMTEETLPAYISEIRRFKPRFIQSYPSTAALLARYMTGHGIDPFPTVQAVLCGSENLYPWQRSLLEEAFGCRVFSWYGNSEQTVLAGECEESTHYHIFPEYGIVELIGRDGRPVANPGEMGEVVATNLTNYVCPLIRYRTMDLATAAQGPCTCGRHYPLLERVEGRIQDFIVTGKGELLSGITMNIDTDAFDNVKQFQFYQEKVGEVVLNVVRKPAFGDSDAEYLYREVSRSCGDDVTVTIRYVDNIPLTTRGKYRYFVQNLPVHFGEREMAKIEHGSSDIPA, via the coding sequence TTGATACGCCTGGGAGAGAGGATCTGCGGCCGGGAGTCCTTCACTGCGAAAGCTCTCGGCATCCTCCCTTCCTACAGTACCTATAGGAAGACCTACGCTCTCCTCCAGCAGTCGCGGTGGTGGAGCCGGGAGGAACTTGCGGCCTATCAGGCGGCGGCGCTCTCGCGCCTGCTCGATCACGCCTACGCAAACGTCCCCTACTACCGCCGGGTCTTCGACGACCGCGGCCTCGTGCCCGGGGATATCCAGACCCCGGCAGACCTCCGGCTCCTCCCCTTCCTGACCCGGGAGGACCTGCAGACCCACCTCCCCGACCTCAAGGCCCGCAACTACCCGGACGGCGCTTTTGAGTATGTCACCACCGGCGGGTCCACCGGGATCCCGGTCGGGTTCTACTACGAGCGGGGCGCCTCCCGGGCCCGGGAATGGGCGTTCATGAAGACCCAGTGGGACCGCGTCGGCTACCGGTTCGGCGACAAATGCGTCGTCCTCCGCGGCTACATCGTCGGGTCCGCCCAGGACGCGGTCTACTGGAAGAAGACCCTCTTTGGGCGGTGGCTGCTGATGTCCTCCCATCACATGACCGAAGAGACCCTGCCGGCCTACATCAGCGAGATCCGGCGGTTCAAACCCCGGTTCATCCAGTCCTACCCCTCCACCGCCGCCCTGCTGGCCCGCTACATGACCGGGCACGGGATCGACCCCTTCCCGACGGTGCAGGCGGTCCTCTGCGGCTCCGAGAACCTCTACCCCTGGCAGCGGAGTCTCCTCGAAGAGGCGTTCGGGTGCCGGGTCTTCTCCTGGTACGGCAACTCCGAACAGACCGTGCTTGCCGGGGAATGCGAGGAGAGCACCCACTACCACATCTTCCCCGAATACGGGATCGTCGAACTGATCGGCCGGGACGGCCGGCCTGTGGCAAACCCCGGCGAGATGGGTGAGGTCGTCGCTACCAACCTCACCAACTACGTCTGCCCCCTCATCCGCTACCGGACCATGGACCTCGCCACCGCGGCACAGGGACCCTGCACCTGCGGCAGGCACTACCCGCTGCTCGAACGCGTGGAAGGGCGGATCCAGGACTTCATTGTGACGGGCAAGGGTGAGCTCCTCTCCGGGATCACCATGAACATCGACACCGATGCATTCGATAACGTTAAACAGTTTCAGTTCTACCAGGAGAAGGTCGGGGAAGTCGTCCTGAACGTCGTGAGAAAACCGGCGTTCGGTGATTCAGATGCAGAGTATCTCTACCGTGAGGTGAGCCGGAGTTGCGGCGACGACGTTACCGTCACTATCAGGTACGTCGATAACATTCCGCTCACCACCCGCGGCAAGTACCGCTACTTCGTCCAGAACCTGCCGGTGCACTTTGGTGAGAGAGAGATGGCGAAGATTGAGCATGGATCCTCAGACATACCTGCATGA
- a CDS encoding archaeosine biosynthesis radical SAM protein RaSEA, protein MSWQGRTTIAGAVHPDRGCVLREGGISILQRTVSDSSSGAEIFGGLPTDNDVLERVRGLAGRLRRENGSLPENLDFTVPIGWEERIGHLDDQPIRRLIIFLRSTGCEWVEKTGGCTMCGFYCATSRGREISAEEYIAQFEYVMDAVDIGDYPVISIYNDGNIFNEREMPVAAIEKICSYIDGYENIKKVVVESRIDYSPDEHVAKMKKALNGRQLEVAFGFESADPQVMNLCINKGFSANNFGHFHSRMQGMGVLTKPLLLVKPPFLTEAEAVNDVLQTVSYCVSRGIDYVDLEVTTVEKHTVVHELWKNNLYRPPWLWSLIDLLQKCRERFGDHAHVYVSPWTYSVESLDWARNCGECDAEIVKAIERYNCHFDLAVFEDLDCSCRDDGWKEAIAVEDPRPIPERISEQLAYVQNTRLSSA, encoded by the coding sequence ATGTCTTGGCAAGGTAGGACGACGATCGCCGGAGCTGTGCACCCCGATAGGGGGTGTGTTCTCCGGGAAGGGGGGATAAGTATTCTTCAGAGGACTGTATCTGATAGCAGTAGCGGAGCGGAGATCTTTGGGGGTCTCCCGACTGATAACGATGTTCTTGAGAGGGTTAGAGGACTGGCCGGCAGGTTACGCAGGGAGAACGGGTCTCTGCCGGAAAATCTTGATTTTACGGTTCCCATCGGGTGGGAGGAACGGATAGGGCATCTTGACGACCAACCCATCAGGCGGTTGATCATCTTCCTGCGCTCCACGGGGTGCGAGTGGGTTGAGAAGACCGGGGGCTGCACCATGTGCGGCTTTTACTGTGCGACATCCCGGGGCAGGGAGATCTCGGCCGAGGAGTATATCGCACAGTTTGAGTACGTTATGGATGCCGTCGATATCGGGGATTACCCGGTTATATCGATCTACAACGATGGAAACATCTTTAACGAACGTGAGATGCCGGTTGCCGCCATCGAAAAGATCTGCTCATACATCGACGGGTATGAGAACATAAAAAAGGTGGTTGTTGAATCGAGGATCGATTATTCTCCCGACGAGCACGTAGCGAAGATGAAGAAGGCCCTGAACGGGCGGCAACTTGAGGTGGCGTTTGGTTTTGAGTCTGCAGACCCCCAGGTAATGAACCTCTGCATCAACAAGGGTTTTTCAGCGAACAACTTCGGTCACTTCCATTCGAGGATGCAGGGGATGGGCGTTCTGACAAAGCCGCTCCTGCTCGTCAAACCGCCGTTCCTCACCGAGGCGGAGGCGGTAAATGATGTCCTGCAGACGGTGTCGTACTGTGTATCCCGTGGAATCGATTACGTGGACCTCGAGGTGACGACGGTCGAGAAGCACACCGTCGTGCATGAACTCTGGAAGAATAACCTCTACCGCCCGCCGTGGCTCTGGAGCCTCATCGACCTTCTGCAGAAGTGCCGGGAGCGGTTCGGGGACCATGCCCACGTCTATGTCAGCCCCTGGACCTACTCGGTCGAATCCCTCGACTGGGCCCGGAACTGCGGGGAGTGCGATGCCGAGATTGTCAAAGCGATCGAACGCTACAACTGTCACTTCGATCTGGCGGTGTTTGAGGATCTCGACTGCTCGTGCCGGGATGATGGGTGGAAGGAAGCCATTGCGGTAGAAGATCCCCGGCCGATACCGGAGAGGATCTCCGAGCAGCTGGCGTACGTGCAGAACACCCGGCTCTCATCTGCGTAG